CCCCACGGCGGCGGTAGCGATACCGGACATTATCAAGCAACTCAAAGACGAAGACGGGTTGGTCCGGGAACACGCGGCCGAAGCCCTCGGCTTCCTCGGCCCGACCGCGACCGTTGCCATTCCGGACGTGGTGAAAGTGTTGGACGACAAAGTCTGGCGGGTCCGCCGCGACGCGGTACGGACCCTCGGGGGGTGGGGGCCTGCGGCGAAGGATGCGTTACTGAGCGTTCAGAAATTGAAGAACGATCCGGAGCAACAGGTCAAGGACGCCGCGACCAAGGCCGAACGGCTGATCGATCCGTCGTTGGCCGGCAAGGACAAACCCGCACCGGACAAAGCTGCCGAAAAGGACCGGGCCACCGAATGACGAAGACCCGACCCGCGGGCGGAGAACTTGAACGCCGTGTGGTCGGGTCGTTTTTTCGTGGGTTTCGTTACAACCCGATGTGTGGCCGGCGCAACCGGCCCGGTGTCTGATCATTCGCCCGAGAACTGTTATTCCACGAACGGCCCGGTCGATTACAATATCTTTTCAAACAAAGTCGCAAGTTTCACACTATGTCACGCCCCGAAGGTAGTGCGATGAAGATCCGACGCGGTTACACGCTCATCGAACTTCTCGTCGCGATCGCGATCATCGGCGTCCTGATCGGCCTCCTCCTCCCGGCCATCCAAAAGGTCCGCGAGGCGGCTATCCGGATGGCGTGCCAGAACAAGCTCAAACACATGGGGCTGGCCTGCCTCACGTATTACGACGCCAAGGGGGTTTTTCCCCCGGCTTTCATGTACACCCCCTTGCTCTCCCTGCCGCTCGTACAAACCCCGGCCTACGACCGCATCGCGCCGAATTTCTTCATCAACTTCAACGAACCCGGGTGGGGGTGGGCGGTTTACCTGCTGCCGTACATTGAACAAAACGCGATGTACAACCTGCTCACCTTCACGGCCAGCAACAACAGTGTGGTCAACCAGGGTCCGCGTGAAATGCCGATGCCGATTTACACCTGCCCGGCCGACTCTTCGACGGGCCTGTTTCCACTGTACAACACCAACGGGCAGTTCATCGTTAACGCGTCGACGATCAGTTACGCGGCTTGCTTCGGCGCCGACGGCACCCTGAACGCTACCCCGGACGCGGGCACGGGCGTGTACTACCGGAACAGCGCGACCAAGATCATGGACATCACCGACGGTGCGAGCCAGACGATCGCCCTCGGTGAGCGGGGCGCGATGTTCATCCAGTGTCCGTGGATCGGGGCGATCAGCATGGCCATGGTCCAGACCACTCCGAACGCCCCCGTCTCCCGCTCCGAGATCCAACCGCCGACGGTGATGGCGATGGCCCGGGTCGGACATCACCTCCTCAACGACCCGATGAGCGAGCCCTACGACTACTTTTCGCCGCACGGCACGATCGTCAATTTTGTCTACGTAGACGGGTCGGTTCATCCGCTCACGATTAACACGGATCTCACAGTGCTCCAGGCTCTCGGAACCCGGGCCGGGGGCGACATCGTCAACGCCGACTGGTGAATTTGATGCGGACTTCGGCCAGCCGGTTTTCTTCGCCCTCGATTTGGTATCTCGTTGTGTTCGCGGTGGCGGCCGCCTGCGGCGGGTGCGACCCGGCCAAGCCCCGCGCGCCCGCTCTCGTCAACGAGGCGGTTTACCAGAACAACGATATCGGATTGCGATTCATGACACCGGAGGGATGGACCGTCTACTCGAAATCCGTGCTCCCGACCGGTCCTCTCAAGCGACCGTTACAGTTAGTGGCGTACATGCATGTCGAGGGGGATTCGAAGACGGACTTCGAACTGTACGCGCTCACAATGCCGAATGGGAAAGATTTACTCGCCTATCTGTCCGAAAATCCCGTCGGGCCGGAAAAGTGGACGATTCAGAGTCCGCCCACACCTCAAACTATCGACGGGGTCGTCGCGACCCGTAGCACGTTGGTCGCCAAGCACGGCCGCGCGGATGTCCGACGCGATCTTGTTTGGGCTAACCACAATGGCCGGACCCTCATGTTCTCCATCACATCGCCCGCGTCCGACGCCCAGGCCCGCGAACAGGCCGCTCGTTCGATCGCGAGCGTGACCTGGATAGGTAAATAACGCTAAACTTCGCTCGTGAGGCGACATGCATTCGATCGGGGCGGCCGTCGTAGGGACTGGGTTTATTGGTCCCGTTCACGTCGAAGCCCTGCGGCGGTTGGGCCATGTCGTGGTCGGCGTTCTCGGGTCGACGCCGGCCAAGAGCCGGGCGGCGGCGGAAGCCCTCGGCGTACCCAACGGGTACGCGTCGTTCGACGAGTTACTGGCAGACCCGTCGGTGCGGGTGGTCCACCTCGCGTCGCCGAATCGGGCACATTTCGAGCAATGTCAGGCGGCGATCGCGGCCGGCAAGCACGTGATCTGCGAGAAGCCGCTGGCAATGACGGCCGAGGAAACGGCCGAACTGGTCGCACTGGCGGCGGCCGCGGATGTCGTGACCGCGGTCAATTACAACGTGCGGTTTTACCCGCTCGTTCTCGACGCCCGCGAGCGCATTCGAAGCGGCGCGGTCGGTGACCTTTTTCACGTCACCGGCTCGTACCTCCAGGACTGGCTACTTTACCCAACCGACTACAACTGGCGGGTGTCCGCGGCCGACGGCGGCGCCCTCTGCGCCGTCGCCGACATCGGCACGCACTGGCTCGACCTCGCGTGCTTTATCACGGGTCTGGAAATCGAAGCCGTGTGCGCGGACCTCTCGACGGTCCATCCCGTCCGCCAAAAGCCGGCTGGCGGGGTGAGACGTTTACAGGGTCGGCCGGCGGCAAGGGCGGCGAGAGTGTTCCGGTCGCGACCGAGGATTACGGGTCGATTCTCTTACGCTTCCGCGGAGGAATCCGCGGGTGTGTGACCGTGTCACAAGTGACGGCCGGGCGTAAAAACTCGATCCGGTTCGAGGTCGCAGGGAGCCGGTCGGCCCTCGCGTGGGACGGCGAAGCCCCGAACACCCTTCACGTCGGATACCGCAACCGGGCGAACGAAGCCGCGATTCGCGACCCCGCTCTCCTGTCCGCCACCGCGCGATCGTTCGCCGATTATCCGGGCGGGCACGCGGAAGGCTTCCCGGACACCTTCAAACAACTTTTCCGCGCGGTCTATGCTGACATCGCGGCGGGCCGCAAGTCGCCGGCGCCGCTGTACGCGACGTTTGCCGACGGTCACCGCGAGGTTCTTCTGTGCGAGGCGATCTTGCGCAGCCACCGGGAAAACCGGTGGGTCGTGCTGTGATGTCGGGGTGATGAATCGGAATGTTTCCAGGTCTTTGTCGAGACGCCCGATGTTCCTCGGTTACAACACCAACGGCTTCGCCCACCACCGACTCGATGACGCCATCGACATCCTGGCCGATCTCGGCTATCAGGGCGTCGCCTTGACGCCGGACGTGCACCACCTCGACCCTGCCTCTGTATCGTCCCAAGAGATCGACGCTTTTGGCCGCCGACTCACAGAACTCGGCCTCCGCTGTGTGATCGAAACCGGTGCCCGCTTCGTCCTCGACCCGCGGCGA
This is a stretch of genomic DNA from Fimbriiglobus ruber. It encodes these proteins:
- a CDS encoding DUF1559 domain-containing protein yields the protein MKIRRGYTLIELLVAIAIIGVLIGLLLPAIQKVREAAIRMACQNKLKHMGLACLTYYDAKGVFPPAFMYTPLLSLPLVQTPAYDRIAPNFFINFNEPGWGWAVYLLPYIEQNAMYNLLTFTASNNSVVNQGPREMPMPIYTCPADSSTGLFPLYNTNGQFIVNASTISYAACFGADGTLNATPDAGTGVYYRNSATKIMDITDGASQTIALGERGAMFIQCPWIGAISMAMVQTTPNAPVSRSEIQPPTVMAMARVGHHLLNDPMSEPYDYFSPHGTIVNFVYVDGSVHPLTINTDLTVLQALGTRAGGDIVNADW
- a CDS encoding Gfo/Idh/MocA family protein; this encodes MHSIGAAVVGTGFIGPVHVEALRRLGHVVVGVLGSTPAKSRAAAEALGVPNGYASFDELLADPSVRVVHLASPNRAHFEQCQAAIAAGKHVICEKPLAMTAEETAELVALAAAADVVTAVNYNVRFYPLVLDARERIRSGAVGDLFHVTGSYLQDWLLYPTDYNWRVSAADGGALCAVADIGTHWLDLACFITGLEIEAVCADLSTVHPVRQKPAGGVRRLQGRPAARAARVFRSRPRITGRFSYASAEESAGV
- a CDS encoding Gfo/Idh/MocA family oxidoreductase; its protein translation is MRGCVTVSQVTAGRKNSIRFEVAGSRSALAWDGEAPNTLHVGYRNRANEAAIRDPALLSATARSFADYPGGHAEGFPDTFKQLFRAVYADIAAGRKSPAPLYATFADGHREVLLCEAILRSHRENRWVVL